The following proteins are encoded in a genomic region of Musa acuminata AAA Group cultivar baxijiao chromosome BXJ2-11, Cavendish_Baxijiao_AAA, whole genome shotgun sequence:
- the LOC135626207 gene encoding putative MO25-like protein At5g47540 isoform X4, translating to MTYKMIYLAHDEHENNLPKNMKDLTLRIKKDHSSKSSSDDDLELLTRNFKKFIKHELKNKNELKNKKLPKKKKILKVTWDESSTSKDEEQTNKGEVANYALMALDDEELMTRHKSTVAEYLSKNYEWVIDLFLLGLEAFFLIFLIMEFNSRLLSSPNYITRRQAIKLLGDILLDRSNSAVMVRYVSSKDNLMILMNLLRESSKNIQIEAFHVFKLFVANQNKPPEITSILTTNKRKLLRLLQDLKLDKEDEQFEGDKAQVIQEIEALD from the exons atgacatataaaatgatatatttggcacatgacgaacatgagaacaatcttccaaagaatatgaaggatttgacacttagaataaaaaaAGATCACTCGagtaaaagctcaagtgatgatgaccttgaactcctcacaagaaacttcaaaaaattcataaaacatgaaCTTAAGAACAAAAACGAACTTAAAAAtaagaagctgccaaagaagaagaaaatacttaaggtgacttgggacgaatcgagtacatccaaagacgaggagcaaaccaacaaaggcgaggtggcgaactacgccttaatggctctcGATGACGAG GAGCTCATGACAAGGCATAAATCAACTGTTGCGGaatatctttctaaaaattatGAATGGGTAATTGATCTCTTTCTTCTGGGTCTGGAGGCTTTTTTCCTCATTTTTCTTATTATGG AATTTAACTCAAGGCTGTTATCATCTCCCAATTACATCACAAGAAGGCAAGCTATCAAG CTTTTAGGTGACATATTACTGGACCGGTCAAATTCTGCAGTTATGGTGCGCTATGTTAGCTCAAAAGACAATCTTATGATTCTAATGAATCTCCTCAGG GAATCAAGTAAGAATATTCAGATAGAAGCATTTCATGTATTTAAG TTATTTGTTGCTAATCAAAATAAGCCACCTGAGATAACAAGCATTTTGACtacaaacaaaagaaaacttCTTCGTCTACTCCAAGATCTCAAATTAGACAAAG AAGACGAACAGTTTGAAGGAGACAAAGCCCAAGTCATCCAAGAGATAGAAGCACTTGATTAA